One Mycobacterium kubicae genomic window carries:
- a CDS encoding DUF6188 family protein yields MYTQWIEQCTVQRVSLHEGLVVDLDDHNQLVISRPMRLTLPPAAGWPEEEVLIDPINLSAEERPLLDLAGAICTRAWCDDDGALHLCFSRGHRIDVDPDAAATSWELYGKCHGYMACLPRGRVRVIRHDLPVDENDLDATQSVAMAHQ; encoded by the coding sequence ATGTACACGCAATGGATCGAGCAGTGCACCGTGCAACGAGTCTCGCTGCACGAAGGGCTGGTAGTCGACCTGGACGATCACAACCAGCTGGTGATTTCCCGACCGATGCGGCTGACCCTCCCTCCGGCAGCAGGCTGGCCTGAGGAAGAAGTGTTGATCGACCCTATCAATCTTTCGGCCGAGGAGCGGCCACTGTTGGACCTGGCCGGAGCGATCTGCACGCGTGCCTGGTGCGACGACGACGGTGCGCTGCATCTGTGTTTCTCCCGCGGCCACCGCATCGATGTCGACCCGGATGCGGCGGCGACTTCGTGGGAGCTCTATGGCAAGTGCCACGGCTACATGGCGTGTCTGCCGCGGGGTCGAGTCCGGGTGATTCGGCACGACCTTCCTGTTGACGAGAATGACTTAGACGCAACACAATCAGTGGCCATGGCGCATCAGTAG